The Engystomops pustulosus chromosome 1, aEngPut4.maternal, whole genome shotgun sequence genome has a window encoding:
- the LOC140064210 gene encoding uncharacterized protein — MSRSQVSSIKTRSRASSSKASTTSNAAAIARAKAEAARTRATFAEQEMQLKLQQASLEAERARQQASLEAERARQQASLEAERARQAQEQASLDLERARLEATLEKLAIEREAAAAMAEAEILEAAAFSHSEPSRHSSMPDLEQEPQDTLERTSEYVLQHPACNPQTTHETKVTNCESSPRHRISCQEADLRQQFCKQENATAQVNFPAYQRTQASPQHPGSYYTPRQCGTVKPKEETSDRYGYTPHSHQGNHLPTCLSTNQATIDFAKFFARRELVTKGLVKFNDRPENYRAWRSSFQSLIRDLDLSSREELDLLVKWLGDESAEHAKRIRAININYPETGLKMIWDRLDECYGSAEVIENSLFKRIDDFPRIASKGYQKLRELSDLLTELQVAKAEGDLMGLAFLDTARGVNPIVQKLPHNLQEKWVNHGFKYKEIHDVQFPPFSVFVEFITQQAKIRNDPSFDFTLSCATPSGLKQHKTPVAVHKTNVSSKSNSYRPSSSSHQDGRSMDPSKQCPLHKKPHSLLKCRGFREKSMEDRKAFLRENKICYKCCLATSHFAKDCKVSVKCTECDSTDHNSALHPGPPPWASSHIESGQEQGGEEGNTETETPDVTSQCTEVCKGLVGGRSCSKICLVRVYPTGCKDKAFKVYAILDDQSNKSLARSTFFDIFNIKGPSSPYSLKTCAGTVETAGRRATGYTIESIDGRTCLTLPTIIECNQIPDNRSEIPTPDVAKHQPHLKHIAHLIPKLDPQAQIILLLGRDILQVHKPRHQINGPHNAPFAQKLDLGWVIVGDVCIGGVHRPTSVNNMLTSTLENGRPSLFQPCYSNIFIKELPHSIPLPCHITSNLCDNHTCTSDHDHLGCTVFQRTKEDNQLAMSFEDRLFLKIMEQGIVKDESNSWIAPLPFRPKRQCLPNNREQVYKRFASLRRNLQKKPDMKDHFFTFMERVFENSHAEIAPTLKDSEECWYLPIFGVYHPKKPGQIRVVFDSSAKFEGVSLNDVLLPGPDLNNRLLGVLLRFRRDSVAFMADIQQMFHCFLVKEEHRNFLRFFWFKDNNPLEEPIEYRMRVHIFGNSPSPSVAIYGLKHSAREGEKEYGSDVTQFVKKDFYVDDCLKSLPTNESAISLLKRAQEMLANSNLRLHKIASNSKKLMEAFPSHDYSNDLKDLSTDTFPMQRSLGLLWDLKSDTFTFQVSEEEKPFTRRGVLSAINSLYDPLGFAAPVTIQGKAILRDLTHDASNWDEQLPNEKKALWVEWKDSLTNLSHIHVARSYAPVPSTEVQLQRLYVFSDASIKAIAAVAYLKTVDIKGQCHIGFVMGKAKLAPLPEHTIPRLELCAAVLAVELAEMIATEMHLEIKDAVFYTDSKVVLGYIYNESRRFYVYVNNRVLRIRRSTLPKQWNFVPTDQNPADQATRSVAANRLKDTTWFTGPAFLYSSEHGTTDLKTFELVDADKDAEIRPKVSTLHTVTSDNYLKSHRFSRFSTWKSLVRAITLLTHIARSFKNTKLANVKECKGWHLCKMFFRPVTELILLLSSEDSCGGID; from the coding sequence ATGTCACGAAGCCAAGTGTCTTCTATCAAGACAAGATCACGGGCCAGTTCCTCAAAAGCATCTACCACTAGCAATGCAGCCGCCATCGCCCGCGCAAAAGCGGAAGCAGCGAGGACACGGGCTACCTTTGCTGAACAAGAGATGCAGCTGAAATtacaacaagcctccttagaagcagagagggcacgacaacaggcttccttagaagcagagagggcacgacaacaagcctccttagaagcagagagggcacgaCAAGCACAAGAACAGGCTTCTCTAGACTTAGAAAGAGCACGCCTGGAAGCAACACTCGAGAAGCTGGCAATTGAGAGGGAAGCCGCAGCTGCCATGGCGGAAGCAGAAATCTTAGAGGCAGCCGCGTTCTCTCACAGCGAGCCCAGCAGACACAGTAGCATGCCTGATCTGGAACAAGAACCCCAGGATACACTAGAACGCACTTCAGAATATGTCCTTCAACATCCTGCGTGTAATCCTCAGACTACACATGAAACAAAGGTTACCAACTGTGAGTCAAGTCCAAGGCATCGTATTTCATGTCAAGAAGCGGACCTCAGACAACAGTTCTGCAAGCAAGAGAATGCTACGGCTCAAGTCAACTTCCCTGCCTACCAGAGAACCCAAGCTTCACCCCAGCATCCAGGAAGTTACTACACTCCCAGACAGTGTGGCACTGTGAAACCCAAAGAAGAGACTTCTGACAGGTATGGCTACACACCACACTCTCACCAAGGCAACCACTTGCCAACCTGTCTCAGCACAAACCAAGCCACAATAGACTTTGCTAAGTTCTTTGCTAGACGTGAGCTTGTCACCAAAGGACTTGTAAAGTTCAATGATCGCCCTGAGAACTATAGGGCTTGGCGATCCTCATTCCAGAGTCTTATAAGAGACTTAGACCTGTCTTCTAGGGAAGAGCTAGATCTACTGGTGAAATGGCTTGGAGATGAATCTGCTGAGCATGCTAAGAGGATCAGAGCCATTAACATAAACTATCCAGAAACAGGCTTAAAGATGATCTGGGATAGACTCGATGAGTGTTATGGCTCAGCAGAGGTTATAGAAAATTCATTATTCAAAAGAATTGATGACTTCCCTAGAATAGCTAGTAAGGGCTACCAAAAACTTAGGGAACTAAGTGATCTGTTAACTGAACTACAGGTTGCCAAAGCAGAAGGAGATTTAATGGGACTTGCATTTCTTGACACAGCCAGAGGTGTCAACCCTATAGTGCAAAAACTTCCTCACAACCTACAAGAGAAGTGGGTCAATCATGGTTTCAAGTACAAGGAAATCCATGATGTACAGTTTCCACCCTTCAGTGTATTTGTGGAATTTATTACTCAGCAAGCAAAAATCAGAAATGATCCCAGTTTCGATTTTACTCTATCCTGTGCCACTCCATCTGGTCTTAAACAACATAAAACTCCGGTAGCAGTTCACAAAACTAATGTTTCTTCTAAAAGTAATTCTTACAGGCCTTCAAGCTCCTCCCACCAGGATGGAAGATCCATGGATCCAAGTAAGCAGTGTCCCCTGCACAAGAAGCCACATTCCCTACTGAAATGCAGAGGCTTCagagagaagtccatggaggaccgCAAAGCTTTCCTCAGGGAGAACAAAATCTGTTACAAGTGCTGCTTGGCAACATCACACTTCGCAAAGGACTGTAAGGTCAGTGTTAAATGTACAGAATGTGACAGCAcagatcacaactcagctttacaCCCTGGGCCACCACCGTGGGCCTCATCTCATATAGAAAGTGGCCAGGAACAAGGTGGAGAGGAAGGAAATACTGAAACAGAGACACCAGATGTTACTTCTCAATGCACTGAGGTCTGCAAAGGACTTGTAGGTGGCAGGTCCTGCTCAAAAATCTGTCTTGTCAGAGTTTACCCAACGGGCTGCAAAGACAAAGCCTTCAAAGTATATGCCATTCTTGATGACCAAAGTAATAAATCTCTGGCTAGATCTACTTTCTTTGACATTTTCAATATTAAGGGACCCAGCTCTCCCTACTCCCTAAAGACTTGTGCAGGCACTGTTGAGACGGCGGGGAGAAGAGCTACTGGGTACACAATAGAGTCTATAGATGGTCGCACCTGCCTGACTTTACCAACCATAATCGAGTGTAACCAGATCCCTGATAACAGGTCTGAAATCCCTACACCAGATGTTGCAAAACACCAACCCCATTTGAAGCATATAGCTCATCTCATACCAAAGTTAGATCCTCAAGCTCAGATAATTCTGCTCCTTGGAAGAGATATCTTGCAAGTTCACAAGCCTAGACATCAAATTAATGGTCCTCACAATGCTCCATTTGCCCAGAAACTTGACCTAGGGTGGGTGATTGTAGGCGATGTTTGTATAGGTGGTGTGCACAGACCCACTTCGGTGAACAACATGCTTACCAGCACATTAGAGAATGGACGCCCTTCTCTCTTTCAACCATGTTACAGTAACATCTTCATAAAAGAGCTTCCACACAGCATTCCTCTACCCTGTCATATCACTAGCAACCTTTGTGACAACCATACTTGTACTAGTGACCATGACCACTTAGGATGCACAGTCTTCCAGAGAacaaaggaagacaatcaactGGCAATGTCCTTTGAGGATAGACTGTTCTTAAAAATAATGGAGCAAGGAATAGTTAAAGACGAATCAAATAGCTGGATAGCACCTCTTCCCTTCAGACCCAAAAGGCAGTGTTTGCCTAACAATCGAGAACAAGTTTATAAACGCTTTGCTTCCCTTAGACGGAATCTTCAGAAAAAGCCTGATATGAAAGACCACTTCTTTACATTTATGGAAAGAGTATTTGAGAACTCCCATGCAGAGATAGCTCCAACCTTAAAGGATTCAGAGGAATGCTGGTATCTACCTATATTTGGAGTTTACCACCCAAAGAAACCAGGACAGATAAGAGTAGTATTCGACTCTAGTGCCAAATTTGAGGGTGTTTCCTTAAATGATGTCCTACTGCCAGGTCCAGACCTCAACAACCGACTCCTTGGAGTGCTTCTCAGATTTCGCAGAGACTCTGTTGCATTTATGGCTGACATCCAACAAATGTTCCACTGCTTTCTTGTTAAAGAGGAACACCGAAATTTCCTTAGGTTCTTTTGGTTCAAGGACAACAACCCCTTGGAGGAACCCATCGAGTATCGCATGCGTGTGCACATCTTTGGTAACAGCCCTTCCCCATCAGTGGCTATATATGGACTTAAACATTCAGCCAGGGAGGGTGAGAAAGAATATGGTTCAGACGTTACACAGTTTGTCAAAAAGGACTTTTATGTGGATGACTGTTTAAAATCGCTACCTACAAATGAGTCTGCAATCAGTCTTCTTAAGAGAGCTCAAGAAATGCTTGCTAATTCAAACCTGAGACTCCATAAAATTGCCTCCAACAGCAAAAAATTGATGGAAGCATTTCCCTCTCATGATTACAGCAATGATTTGAAGGACTTGAGTACTGACACTTTTCCAATGCAACGTAGTCTTGGACTGCTCTGGGACTTAAAGTCTGACACCTTTACCTTCCAAGTCAGCGAGGAAGAGAAACCCTTTACTCGGAGAGGAGTACTATCTGCTATAAACAGCTTGTATGATCCTTTAGGGTTTGCAGCTCCTGTTACCATCCAAGGTAAGGCAATACTTAGAGATTTGACTCATGATGCCTCTAACTGGGATGAACAACTTCCCAATGAAAAGAAAGCACTGTGGGTAGAGTGGAAGGATTCTCTAACAAATCTCTCTCATATACATGTTGCACGCTCATATGCCCCTGTACCATCTACAGAGGTTCAGCTACAAAGACTTTATGTGTTTTCTGATGCTTCTATCAAAGCCATTGCTGCTGTGGCCTATCTTAAAACAGTAGACATTAAAGGACAATGTCATATAGGATTCGTCATGGGCAAAGCAAAACTTGCACCACTCCCTGAGCACACTATACCGAGACTAGAACTTTGTGCTGCAGTATTAGCAGTTGAGCTAGCTGAGATGATCGCAACAGAGATGCATTTGGAGATCAAAGATGCTGTGTTTTACACAGACAGCAAGGTAGTCTTGGGATATATCTACAATGAAAGTCGACGCTTCTACGTGTATGTCAACAACAGGGTTCTACGAATCAGGAGGTCAACTTTGCCAAAACAGTGGAATTTTGTTCCTACTGATCAAAATCCTGCAGACCAAGCAACTAGATCTGTTGCTGCCAACCGCCTTAAAGACACTACATGGTTTACAGGTCCTGCCTTTCTATACAGCTCAGAACACGGCACTACGGATCTTAAAACATTTGAACTTGTGGATGCTGACAAGGATGCAGAAATCCGTCCCAAGGTgtcgacactacacacagtgacttCAGACAATTACCTTAAGTCTCACCGATTCAGCAGGTTCTCAACCTGGAAATCACTTGTTCGTGCCATCACTCTCTTAACCCACATAGCTCGTTCTTTCAAAAATACCAAGCTTGCTAATG